Proteins from a single region of Anastrepha ludens isolate Willacy chromosome 5, idAnaLude1.1, whole genome shotgun sequence:
- the LOC128864728 gene encoding E3 SUMO-protein ligase ZBED1-like, which produces MTNLFDEQKPKLKNLLSKINHCAITTDMWTSLANESYMTVTCSFITDSYCLRSAVLSTNKLIDETNHTAKNIADTLQAVCNEWGIFDKITAIVTDNASSMIKACELLKKRNLPCYAHSLNLVVRDCLKLDCTKELLKKCKSIVAFFKSSTIAYKKFKDSQLTETKYSLIQEVATRWNSAFLMIERVLKTHEAINITLLSLSKAPQPLTADEINTLNTTLKDLSQILSPFDIASKEVSSNSKVTVSLVIPVTCGLLNNLENSTKNLLTEVGLKVNEFLIDSVIKRLYKYEDRTVTSISTLLDPRFKKQGFRSQYNAKNAEKLLIEELIHLSKSSAPTSEPPTPIDQPKPTRHPLYEFVKINIENLPRTKRSDAIIDLQQYIGKHHSLGDVDPLKYWQHNENSIKDLTTKYFCIPASSTESERLFSKAGQIITERRAALKAKHVDMLLFLSYNSRILAED; this is translated from the exons atgacaaatttatttgatgagCAGaaacctaaattaaaaaatttgctcaGCAAAATAAATCACTGTGCCATCACAACTGATATGTGGACGTCCCTGGCAAATGAATCTTATATGACAGTCACATGCTCGTTTATTACAGATAGTTACTGTCTTCGCTCTGCtgttttatcaacaaataagcTAATTGATGAAACAAATCATACTGCTAAGAATATAGCAGATACCCTGCAGGCTGTTTGCAACGAATGgggaatttttgataaaataactgCAATTGTGACCGATAATGCAAGCTCAATGATCAAAGCGTGTGAGCTgcttaaaaaaaggaatttacCCTGCTATGCACACTCACTTAATTTGGTGGTGCGAGATTGCCTTAAGCTGGATTGCACAAaagaattacttaaaaaatgcaAGTCCATTGTCGCGTTTTTTAAAAGTAGCACGATTGCTTACAAGAAATTTAAAGATTCTCAATTGACGGAAACTAAATATAGTCTAATACAGGAAGTTGCCACCAGATGGAACAGTGCATTCCTAATGATTGAAAGAGTCTTAAAAACACATGAAGCAATCAATATAACACTTCTAAGTTTGTCGAAAGCGCCACAGCCTCTCACAGCTGACGAAATCAACACATTAAACACAACATTAAAAGACTTGTCACAAATACTTTCTCCCTTTGACATTGCTTCCAAAGAAGTGTCATCGAATTCTAAAGTCACAGTATCACTAGTTATTCCAGTTACTTGTGGCCTCTTAAACAACTTGGAAAATAGCACAAAAAATCTTCTTACCGAAGTTGGCCTTAAAGTAAACGAATTTTTAATTGATAGCGTAATCAAAAGGTTGTACAAGTACGAAGATCGCACAGTAACTAGCATTTCTACATTGCTTGATCCAAGGTTTAAAAAACAAGGTTTCCGTTCGCAATACAATGccaaaaatgctgaaaaacttttaattgaaGAACTTATTCATCTGAGCAAGTCTTCAGCTCCCACCTCAGAGCCACCAACACCAATTGATCAACCAAAACCAACACGACATCCTCTTTAtgaatttgtaaaaatcaacATAGAAAATTTGCCTAGGACCAAGCGCTCCGATGCAATAATTGATTTACAACAATATATTGGGAAACATCACTCCTTGGGCGATGTTGATCCCCTCAAATATTGGCAG CATAACGAAAATAGTATAAAAGACCTTACtacgaaatatttttgcattcctGCTTCATCGACAGAGTCGGAGCGATTGTTCAGCAAAGCTGGACAAATTATAACGGAACGAAGAGCTGCCTTAAAAGCTAAGCATGTGGACATGCTCCTTTTTCTTAGTTACAATTCTCGGATCTTGGCAGAAGACTGa